Proteins from one Falco cherrug isolate bFalChe1 chromosome 7, bFalChe1.pri, whole genome shotgun sequence genomic window:
- the FBXO34 gene encoding F-box only protein 34 isoform X2: MHLKPYLKLQKKERSPEISQDSLRGSPVSHQRPAQEEKYTNCTKLSVFPKPSFVTPSQKLLGIIYPNTMCNMNGKGPADGPSAREKKNALSATIHQGEEEGPLDVWAVVKPGNTKEKIAFFAAQQCSNNNRLGSVKIKSTWDIDGRTAKRRKKSVDLKKAKIQLERMREANARCSQPEPFACGIEHCSVHYVNDSSEGVFPGRSLSVIEMVAFLEQRASALLVDCAKTCTPASATRLSAQPKGALPSSDLFSSAGACEVHVERGPCSNSEQQQSEPVRVLDMVAKLESECLRQQSEREAGSLSRNNSFRRNVGRVLLASGTQPEGEVGKVSSGVLAQGVGLEEAGVAEAGYGGCCGPLGDTELWDGAASAQQPFPSGLDTQMGNVNSGLAHTALAVAAGRSDSETRIEPPRPLLSACPAAARLPPDSLRSKNATLDCIAKEPVIFPKQSLHPARKEPLCISISVTKTEKGCRKEKLSNSSASEDPLPGRLFFLQADQPAAHEQQPLRESTQEKPGEVVQNEDEDALASDRSCVRSGVPTEPSALPVPPTEGALQVLDASCLKRQVSHDFLETRFKIQQLLEPQQYMAFLPHHIIVKIFGLLPTRSLVALKCTCYYFKFIIEYYNIRPADSRWVRDSRYREDPCKQCKKKYVKGDVSLCRWHPKPYCQALPYGPGYWMCCHRSQKGIPGCKLGLHDNHWVPACHSFNRAIHKKTRGAGAEVEEEY, translated from the coding sequence ATGCACTTAAAGCCATATCTGAAGTTACAGAAGAAAGAGCGATCTCCAGAAATAAGCCAGGATTCTCTGAGAGGCTCACCTGTGAGCCATCAGAGACcagcacaagaagaaaaatataccaACTGCACCAAACTGAGCGTTTTCCCAAAACCCTCCTTTGTGACTCCATCTCAAAAGCTTCTGGGGATTATTTATCCAAATACTATGTGCAATATGAATGGGAAAGGCCCAGCGGATGGTCCAAGtgcaagggaaaagaagaatgcCCTCTCTGCAACCATCCAccagggagaagaagaaggaccGCTGGATGTCTGGGCTGTAGTGAAACCTGGCAATACGAAGGAGAAGATTGCGTTCTTTGCAGCCCAGCAATGCAGCAACAACAACCGGCTAGGCTCTGTGAAAATCAAAAGCACGTGGGATATTGACGGAAGAACAGCTAAACGCAGGAAAAAATCAGTAGAtcttaaaaaagccaaaattcagctggaaaGAATGAGGGAGGCAAATGCCAGGTGCTCCCAGCCAGAGCCTTTCGCCTGCGGCATCGAGCACTGTTCGGTGCATTACGTGAATGACAGCAGTGAGGGTGTGTTCCCAGGCCGGTCCCTCTCGGTGATAGAGATGGTAGCCTTTCTGGAGCAACGAGCAAGTGCTTTATTGGTAGACTGTGCTAAAACCTGCACGCCTGCTTCTGCTACGAGGCTGAGCGCTCAGCCTAAAGGTGCGCTTCCCAGCTCAGACCTTTTCTCCTCTGCCGGGGCCTGCGAGGTCCATGTGGAGAGGGGACCTTGCAGCAATAGCGAGCAGCAGCAGAGCGAGCCTGTGCGTGTGCTGGACATGGTGGCCAAGCTGGAGTCAGAGTGCCTGAGGCAGCAGAGCGAGAGGGAGGCTGGGAGCCTCTCTCGGAACAACAGCTTCCGCAGAAATGTCGGGAGGGTGCTCCTGGCGAGCGGCACCCAGCCCGAGGGCGAGGTGGGGAAGGTCTCCTCGGGGGTCCTGGCTCAGGGGGTTGGCTTGGAGGAGGCAGGGGTAGCAGAAGCTGGGTATGGAGGGTGTTGTGGTCCTCTGGGTGACACAGAGTTGTGGGATGGTGctgcctctgctcagcagccttTTCCTTCTGGGCTGGATACTCAGATGGGGAATGTGAATTCGGGACTTGCTCATACAGCATTGGCTGTAGCTGCTGGCAGGAGTGATTCTGAAACGCGGATCGAGCCTCCCAGACCCCTGCTGTCTGCGtgtccagctgctgccaggttGCCGCCGGATTCCTTGCGGAGCAAGAACGCGACTCTTGATTGCATAGCGAAAGAGCCTGTAATTTTCCCAAAGCAAAGTCTGCATCCTGCTAGGAAGGAGCCCTTATGCATCAGTATATCGGTCACCAAGACTGAGAAGGGATGCAGGAAAGAGAAGCTCTCCAACTCCAGTGCTAGTGAAGATCCGCTCCCAGGGAGGCTGTTCTTCCTCCAGGCTGACCAGCCTGCTGCTCATGAGCAACAGCCACTACGGGAAAGTACCCAAGAAAAGCCAGGAGAAGTAGTCCAAAATGAGGATGAGGATGCCTTGGCATCTGACAGGTCGTGTGTCAGAAGCGGTGTCCCTACAGAGCCATCTGCCCTTCCTGTTCCTCCGACAGAAGGGGCTTTGCAAGTACTTGATGCTTCCTGCTTAAAAAGGCAGGTTTCGCATGACTTTCTGGAGACCAGGTTTAAAATCCAGCAGCTGTTGGAGCCTCAGCAGTATATGGCCTTCTTGCCTCACCACATCATAGTGAAGATCTTTGGATTGCTTCCTACTAGGAGTCTGGTTGCCCTCAAATGCACTTGCTACTACTTCAAATTCATCATTGAATACTACAACATCAGGCCAGCAGACTCCCGCTGGGTCCGTGATTCCCGCTACAGAGAGGACCCTTGCAAGCAGTGCAAGAAGAAGTACGTGAAAGGGGACGTATCGCTGTGCCGGTGGCATCCCAAACCATACTGCCAGGCTTTACCCTATGGGCCCGGGTACTGGATGTGCTGTCACCGGTCTCAGAAGGGCATCCCGGGCTGTAAGTTGGGTCTTCATGACAATCATTGGGTTcctgcctgccacagctttAACCGTGCTATTCATAAGAAAACCAGAGGAGCGGGAGCTGAAGTGGAAGAGGAGTATTAG
- the FBXO34 gene encoding F-box only protein 34 isoform X1, with protein MKSSCRAGLHREPLNSTSSTFHQVKRVSGMHLKPYLKLQKKERSPEISQDSLRGSPVSHQRPAQEEKYTNCTKLSVFPKPSFVTPSQKLLGIIYPNTMCNMNGKGPADGPSAREKKNALSATIHQGEEEGPLDVWAVVKPGNTKEKIAFFAAQQCSNNNRLGSVKIKSTWDIDGRTAKRRKKSVDLKKAKIQLERMREANARCSQPEPFACGIEHCSVHYVNDSSEGVFPGRSLSVIEMVAFLEQRASALLVDCAKTCTPASATRLSAQPKGALPSSDLFSSAGACEVHVERGPCSNSEQQQSEPVRVLDMVAKLESECLRQQSEREAGSLSRNNSFRRNVGRVLLASGTQPEGEVGKVSSGVLAQGVGLEEAGVAEAGYGGCCGPLGDTELWDGAASAQQPFPSGLDTQMGNVNSGLAHTALAVAAGRSDSETRIEPPRPLLSACPAAARLPPDSLRSKNATLDCIAKEPVIFPKQSLHPARKEPLCISISVTKTEKGCRKEKLSNSSASEDPLPGRLFFLQADQPAAHEQQPLRESTQEKPGEVVQNEDEDALASDRSCVRSGVPTEPSALPVPPTEGALQVLDASCLKRQVSHDFLETRFKIQQLLEPQQYMAFLPHHIIVKIFGLLPTRSLVALKCTCYYFKFIIEYYNIRPADSRWVRDSRYREDPCKQCKKKYVKGDVSLCRWHPKPYCQALPYGPGYWMCCHRSQKGIPGCKLGLHDNHWVPACHSFNRAIHKKTRGAGAEVEEEY; from the coding sequence gGTTTCTGGTATGCACTTAAAGCCATATCTGAAGTTACAGAAGAAAGAGCGATCTCCAGAAATAAGCCAGGATTCTCTGAGAGGCTCACCTGTGAGCCATCAGAGACcagcacaagaagaaaaatataccaACTGCACCAAACTGAGCGTTTTCCCAAAACCCTCCTTTGTGACTCCATCTCAAAAGCTTCTGGGGATTATTTATCCAAATACTATGTGCAATATGAATGGGAAAGGCCCAGCGGATGGTCCAAGtgcaagggaaaagaagaatgcCCTCTCTGCAACCATCCAccagggagaagaagaaggaccGCTGGATGTCTGGGCTGTAGTGAAACCTGGCAATACGAAGGAGAAGATTGCGTTCTTTGCAGCCCAGCAATGCAGCAACAACAACCGGCTAGGCTCTGTGAAAATCAAAAGCACGTGGGATATTGACGGAAGAACAGCTAAACGCAGGAAAAAATCAGTAGAtcttaaaaaagccaaaattcagctggaaaGAATGAGGGAGGCAAATGCCAGGTGCTCCCAGCCAGAGCCTTTCGCCTGCGGCATCGAGCACTGTTCGGTGCATTACGTGAATGACAGCAGTGAGGGTGTGTTCCCAGGCCGGTCCCTCTCGGTGATAGAGATGGTAGCCTTTCTGGAGCAACGAGCAAGTGCTTTATTGGTAGACTGTGCTAAAACCTGCACGCCTGCTTCTGCTACGAGGCTGAGCGCTCAGCCTAAAGGTGCGCTTCCCAGCTCAGACCTTTTCTCCTCTGCCGGGGCCTGCGAGGTCCATGTGGAGAGGGGACCTTGCAGCAATAGCGAGCAGCAGCAGAGCGAGCCTGTGCGTGTGCTGGACATGGTGGCCAAGCTGGAGTCAGAGTGCCTGAGGCAGCAGAGCGAGAGGGAGGCTGGGAGCCTCTCTCGGAACAACAGCTTCCGCAGAAATGTCGGGAGGGTGCTCCTGGCGAGCGGCACCCAGCCCGAGGGCGAGGTGGGGAAGGTCTCCTCGGGGGTCCTGGCTCAGGGGGTTGGCTTGGAGGAGGCAGGGGTAGCAGAAGCTGGGTATGGAGGGTGTTGTGGTCCTCTGGGTGACACAGAGTTGTGGGATGGTGctgcctctgctcagcagccttTTCCTTCTGGGCTGGATACTCAGATGGGGAATGTGAATTCGGGACTTGCTCATACAGCATTGGCTGTAGCTGCTGGCAGGAGTGATTCTGAAACGCGGATCGAGCCTCCCAGACCCCTGCTGTCTGCGtgtccagctgctgccaggttGCCGCCGGATTCCTTGCGGAGCAAGAACGCGACTCTTGATTGCATAGCGAAAGAGCCTGTAATTTTCCCAAAGCAAAGTCTGCATCCTGCTAGGAAGGAGCCCTTATGCATCAGTATATCGGTCACCAAGACTGAGAAGGGATGCAGGAAAGAGAAGCTCTCCAACTCCAGTGCTAGTGAAGATCCGCTCCCAGGGAGGCTGTTCTTCCTCCAGGCTGACCAGCCTGCTGCTCATGAGCAACAGCCACTACGGGAAAGTACCCAAGAAAAGCCAGGAGAAGTAGTCCAAAATGAGGATGAGGATGCCTTGGCATCTGACAGGTCGTGTGTCAGAAGCGGTGTCCCTACAGAGCCATCTGCCCTTCCTGTTCCTCCGACAGAAGGGGCTTTGCAAGTACTTGATGCTTCCTGCTTAAAAAGGCAGGTTTCGCATGACTTTCTGGAGACCAGGTTTAAAATCCAGCAGCTGTTGGAGCCTCAGCAGTATATGGCCTTCTTGCCTCACCACATCATAGTGAAGATCTTTGGATTGCTTCCTACTAGGAGTCTGGTTGCCCTCAAATGCACTTGCTACTACTTCAAATTCATCATTGAATACTACAACATCAGGCCAGCAGACTCCCGCTGGGTCCGTGATTCCCGCTACAGAGAGGACCCTTGCAAGCAGTGCAAGAAGAAGTACGTGAAAGGGGACGTATCGCTGTGCCGGTGGCATCCCAAACCATACTGCCAGGCTTTACCCTATGGGCCCGGGTACTGGATGTGCTGTCACCGGTCTCAGAAGGGCATCCCGGGCTGTAAGTTGGGTCTTCATGACAATCATTGGGTTcctgcctgccacagctttAACCGTGCTATTCATAAGAAAACCAGAGGAGCGGGAGCTGAAGTGGAAGAGGAGTATTAG